The segment GACTcatgaagaaaagataaaactcaGATAAAGTGTATCAGAGATGACAGAGGAGAAAGTTTAACACATATTTCAGAAGGAGAAGAGATTATAAGTCTTATTATGACTACATTTATTTCTCAAATCTGGGGGACCTGCAGGCTGAATCAGGAGATGGCCTGAAACCTGAGCAGCCCAATCGGAAGTAAGGGAATTATTACTGTGTGAAAAtatccacacacaaaaataaaatatccacaCAACAGAATCCAGAGCTGGACAGTTTCAGTAATGAATCATATCAAAGTTTCAGGAAAAGCCTATTACCTAAAGTTCCTAAGCTGGTCTAAATAttagtgaagaaaaagaaatcattaagaagagtgagaggggggagagagagagagagagagagagagagagacagagacagagacagagacagagacagagagagggagggggtgatATCAAAGGCCAGAGTAAACAAGGGGCAGTAGGACAAGTCAATGATTGGAAGGTTGCCACAAGAGTATGAGGATAAcaagggcaattaggatagatagagaagggcccaatgtgacaataataattggagaTGATCATGTAGgaaaggaactgagtgttgaaaggtaaatggatatatctgataacctttcattatctatattgcaaaccataaggcccaaaaggaaagagatagagaaagagagagagagaggagagagacagacagacagacaggcagacagacagacagacagagaagacaagtgcctgccagagaggaggAGTGGGGATGAGCAGGTTGGAGGGACCATTTGTcatgggaaaggtacactggtaaagggaaaaaaaggaaaaagaaaaagaaattaaaagcatctaaattagaaaagaagttaAAGCTTTGGTTTTACTACTAATAGATGACCTGATAGTATATATCATCTGTGATATGATATAAGTGGCACCCAGTTATCTGCACAAAGTTATGAGAGGAAAGGGATGGGCATTAATGGAATTCTCAAATTCCCAAGAGTCCCTAGGAAGGCTGCCCATACCCCAGTCTCCTGAGTTCCACTGCCAtgggactcacacacacacacacacacacacacacacacacataaacacacatacacacaaacctcacaaatacacaaaaaccaaaagcaaaaaaagttaaaGCTATATGAAATGCAGGTTAAAATTACGCTTCACCATGTTCAATACTTCTCtgactaaaaaaattattaaattattcatatttGTGTTATGCATCAATACCATGCAAAAATCTGCCTTTAATAACAATTTTCCCAAGACTCCAGCAAGCATGACAGACAAGAACCTGATAAGACATAGGTTCCGGGTGAGCAAATTAAGTCCCAGAACTTGAAACATGGTGTCTGCATGTCAGGAAGAGCAATGAAGTTAGgatcatacacacatatgtggcACAAAATGAGAAACTGCTCCATTTTCAACTTTTAGGAGGTCACACAGTGGCTAGTTTGCAAACAGTTCTCTTTGCTTCCATAGGATCCCACTTTGGGGCAAATCTTTCAGTAAATCTGCCTCTCCCAATTATCATGGTAAACCTTTTGACCTTTGAGAATCAGTTGTTCAGAGGAATCCCATGAAGTTTAGGATGTAAATGAGGATTGCTGAATCATTCAGATCCTTGGTTGGGAATCCATTTGAGAGAGTCAGCACAGCCCAGGGAGGAGAAAAATAGTCTTCCatatcaaagagagaagaaatgaatgaatttggTCATACAGATTGTCAAGAAAGTTGCAATAGAATAAATGAAAACTTCAGGAATCAATACATGGATGAAGTCCGATTTTCCACTCTGGTTGAGAGATATCTCAGAGCTGGCTTCCCATGATTGGGTTCTGAAAGGAACGAGTGTCTTCCCATGTTAGGACacgttttcctttattttttcttgccaGTCAAATTTGCCAGAGCACCCTTGATGTCCTTATTCCTGagactgtagatgaaggggttcagcatgggggtgaccacggTGTAAGTCACGGAAGTGATGGTACTGTGCTGTGAGTTCTGGGTCACAGCAGAGCTCAGGTACACGCCTAGGGCCGTGCCATAAAACAAGCAGACCACGGAGAGGTGAGACGCGCAGGTAGAAAAGGCCTTGAACTTCCCCTGAGCTGAGGAGATTCTGCGGATGGAGGAGACGATCTTAGAGTAAGAGTAAAGGATCCCAGTGAGGGGAACAATCCCCACGAGCACAGCTGACAAATACATCATCAAGTCACTAAAAAAAGTGTCAGAGCAAGCTAGGTGGACCACTTGATTGAGCTCACAGAAAAAGTGAGGGATTTCCACACGTGCACAGAAGGACAGTGGCAACACCATGAGGACTTCTAACAAGGAATCCAGGACACTCAAGGTCCAGCACAACAGAAGCAGCTGCCCACAGAgccgggggttcatgatgaccatgtaatgcagggggtggcagatggccacatagcggtcaatGGCCATTGCTGTCAATATAAAGGTGTCCATTCCTCCAAAcagtatgaaaaaataaatctggGTGAGGCAGCCCTCGTAGCTGATGGCTTTGTTCTGGGTCTGGATGTTCTGCAGCATCTTGGGgacggtggtggaggtgaagcagatgtccatgaaggacaggttggacaggaagaagtacatgggcgtgtgaaggtgggggtctgagctgacggccaggatgatgagcaggttccccagcacggtgattaggtacatggacaggaaaagGTAAAAGATGAGGGGTTGCAGTTCTGGTTCTACAGAGAGCcctaaaagaagaaattctgtAATTCCTGTCAAGTTGCCTAGTTCCATGTGTTGGAGAAGACTTGAGTGTTTAGTCAAGATCACTGATTGTTTCCCAAGTGACATGCATGACTTAGTTATTTGTATTCATGTTTTATTGTGATCACTTTGGCTTGCAGGACTGTGGATGAAGTAAGCtaaacagagaaaaatagagaaatctcTTAGCTCTGGTTTCCTCATACTCAGCTCTGTGAATCTGGACAAGTCATTCTCCCAGGTCTCTTTGAGCCTTGGAGAAGTCTCTGCGCAAAAACTCTTTGAGGCTCACCACAAAAATTTCTTTGCTGGCATCCCTGTGTTTCGAGAAAGTATTTCCCATTGCCTTGAAGGACAGTTTGGACTCTGTCAGGTAAAGCTTTTGTTGGATTCCTGAATTTATAATTAATCAaatgctttttggccacacctggcagttctctggcctgaatcctgggtctgcactcagggatcactcctggggggggggggggggctcaggagaTCCTGTGttgtactgggggtcaaaccctgcTTGCTGAGGTAAACCATGTCCAAGCAAgtgccctgttctctctctccctactctctctctggtctctataATTTTTGCAAAGACAATAAAGGGACATCCTATCTGCCTCTTCACGATATATCATGCACCATCCAAGTAACCAAGCAGCGTCATACTAGTGGCTTAGCACCACTGAGAATGAAAGTGGTGTAGGCAGATAGATGGGAAACAACAGCCATTGGAAATGCTATTTCTGGGAAGTCATAAAACCAAAAGCTCCCAACGCTGAAAAAGCCCACGTGGAGGCACAGGAACTGAAGCCTGATAAGACTTCACCCGACCCCAACATACCTTGAGCACCCCCCTGATAggagctccagcagaaacaatgGCCAAGAAAGAACTTTGAAgagtactattttttttctttttgggtcataccaggcgatgcacaggggttactcctgactttacactcaggaattcctcctggcggtgctcaggggatgatatgggatgctgggaatcgaactcgggtcggctgcatgcaagacaaacgccctacctgctgtgctattgctccaggccctcgaAGAGTACCTTTGACCTCTCCTAACTCTAcctccttggcaaccaccctagcaccAGAACTCTTGCCTAGGTAGAGGCCACATGTGGGGCAGCTTGGGGAAAACCCTGTCAAtgcaccttgaacaaaggaaaccAGCGCAGATGCTGTCTGAGCCATTGTGCTGCTTGTGGCTGCATGGTGGAgcgcatgtggtgcctgagcacctctgtcacccaaatctcccctcttgagatgtgtcctgGGGTTCTCGttgtccttggagaagcccattttTCTCTGGAGTGTGTAACTCTCTTTTCCTGCCTTCTCCTTCCTCAAAATcatcaaataaaatctatttttacttcactgtcatctactcctgaaatagTTTTCTGTGAGTGTAAGAAAAAAACCTAGAAggctaggactgactttcctgcaaagagcagttcctcactccagcctgagtctgcaggttcctgagaaatcaggtggtggggatcaactcccagGCTAAGAAGACCCAgaggacatcaggtgtggcttgatggtcaCCTAGTGGGGCTAGCAGGGCTCTGGCCCATGCCATGCAGGGGCTAAtgcacagactttatcagtcccaGACTTCCCAGCCAGTctccaggtggcagaggtggattgggaaaAAGTTGGATTGggccatctctctcttctctgcctcacCTAAGCCACTCATCTGGCCCTTGACTTCATTATAAAGTCACACTCGTGAGCACAGCCTTTCCAGTGATGTGTTATTGTCTTGCACCAGAGTCCCTGGAGAGAGCATGGTGCATGTGACCCAAGTTCTGCTGTTCCACGCTCATATTGTTCAAACAGTTCTTACCTGAGCTCATCTCACAGGTAAACAGATCCAAATATGCTGCATCTGAATGATCACACAGAGATGAATTCCCTGTACCGTGTCTGCAGCCAACATGGTCCAGAGAGTTTCATTTATTGCTAGTACGGCTACTTTAACAGAAAGAATTTTATATCTTGTCATTCGGTTTGATTtcagttgagtttttttttaagtgttataGTTTTGGGGTCACCTGTTGCCGCTTAGGGCATACTTCTGGCCCTGAGCTCAAGAATGACtactctggcagggcttggggaccccatgggatgccagagatgaaaccaggATCTGTCACATTCAAGACAAGCTCCCTAACTGCAGAatgatggctccagcccctattataattataataattactaTTAGAAATACAAAGGTTTACTGttaagaaaaatggaaaggaaaagaaattcccCCAGATGACGTACTTtcgttttttttttagtttttgtgctACATTCAGTGGTCCTGGgtggcactcctggctctgtgcctaggggtcatgcctggcaagcTCAGGAGACCCTGCGGGAGACCAGAGATCCAATCCAGGTAGGCTTCATTCAGGGCAACTGCCCTCACTGTTGCACTAAGGCTCCAACCCCTACTTTATTGCTGCTGTTtttgttaatataaataaaaatctttatcagaatgtaaaaaggaaaagaaacacattGGATTTTAGTTCATCtttcagtttgggggctacacataGGACTGTAGGGAGGAaattctggctcagtgctcagggtcactcccagccctgctcagagGATCGTGCGATGTGGGAGGTTGATCCGGGGTCTCCACATGCAGAGCAGGTGCTCCactcctttgagtcatctccacCCTCCTGGACCATTGTAAATCTCTATCCCATCTCCTGCATTTCCCTCTGTCATTCTATTTTCACTGTCAGCAGAGTTGTTAATTGCTTACCTTTTGGTCCCCATAAGTGATGCATCAATATAGATTAGTAAAAACATCCAAGGCATCCATGAAGGCATTCATCTGTGCATCCTGGCATCCTTTCAAGCAGGCAGTGGCTtcatatttcattctctcccaccttcccctgTATCATTTACATCAATCACATGTGTTTTCTTCATTACTGCCGTGTTTACTCACCTGCATGGAGCTGCAGGAAAAACCCTGAGTGGGAACCCAAATTCCACCCTAGGTGGTTGAGGATGGAGGTGGTAGCCGGATGGACCAGCAGGAAAGATGCAAACCTGGCTTCCCCCAATACACTCATGCATCGATCCTGTCCTGGCCAGTCCAGGCTGAACCAAGTGAAGAGCTGAGCAGAGCAGGAGATATTTACAGCCTCCCCGAGTCTGCTCATTAATCCCCGTTTCTTTTCATACTCATCCTCTGAGACACCAATTCCCTGTGGGAGGCTGCCCTGGGCAG is part of the Sorex araneus isolate mSorAra2 chromosome 2, mSorAra2.pri, whole genome shotgun sequence genome and harbors:
- the LOC101556280 gene encoding olfactory receptor 7A10-like; amino-acid sequence: MELGNLTGITEFLLLGLSVEPELQPLIFYLFLSMYLITVLGNLLIILAVSSDPHLHTPMYFFLSNLSFMDICFTSTTVPKMLQNIQTQNKAISYEGCLTQIYFFILFGGMDTFILTAMAIDRYVAICHPLHYMVIMNPRLCGQLLLLCWTLSVLDSLLEVLMVLPLSFCARVEIPHFFCELNQVVHLACSDTFFSDLMMYLSAVLVGIVPLTGILYSYSKIVSSIRRISSAQGKFKAFSTCASHLSVVCLFYGTALGVYLSSAVTQNSQHSTITSVTYTVVTPMLNPFIYSLRNKDIKGALANLTGKKK